The proteins below are encoded in one region of Enhydrobacter sp.:
- a CDS encoding DJ-1/PfpI family protein, which translates to MTVPLHIGILIFPKVTQLDATGPAQMLARVPDARIHMIWKTREPVPTDAGFSIVPNATFADCPQLDLVCVPGGTGQIDLMTDRETLDFLRKQAAGARYVTSVCTGSLVLGAAGLLKGYRSACHWAWRDMLADFGAIPVAERVVRDRNRISGGGVTAGIDFGLAVAAELAGEEVAKSIQLGFEYDPQPPFDCGSPEKAGPERVARMRHQLSGLLEIRRRANDAAAARLR; encoded by the coding sequence ATGACCGTCCCGCTCCATATCGGCATCCTGATCTTCCCCAAGGTGACGCAGCTCGACGCCACCGGCCCGGCACAAATGCTGGCCCGCGTACCGGACGCCCGGATCCACATGATCTGGAAGACCCGCGAGCCCGTGCCGACCGACGCTGGCTTTTCGATCGTGCCCAACGCCACCTTCGCCGACTGCCCGCAGCTCGACCTCGTCTGCGTGCCGGGCGGCACCGGCCAGATCGACTTGATGACCGATCGGGAGACGCTCGACTTCCTGCGCAAGCAGGCGGCCGGTGCCCGCTACGTCACCTCCGTCTGCACGGGATCGCTGGTGCTGGGCGCCGCGGGCCTGCTCAAAGGCTACAGATCGGCCTGCCACTGGGCCTGGCGCGACATGCTGGCGGATTTCGGCGCCATTCCCGTTGCCGAGCGCGTGGTGCGAGACCGCAATCGAATCTCGGGCGGCGGCGTGACGGCCGGGATCGACTTCGGGCTCGCCGTGGCGGCCGAGCTCGCGGGCGAGGAGGTGGCCAAGTCGATCCAGCTCGGCTTCGAGTACGACCCGCAGCCCCCTTTCGATTGCGGCTCGCCCGAGAAGGCCGGCCCCGAGCGCGTTGCCCGGATGCGCCACCAGCTCTCCGGGCTGCTCGAGATCCGGCGCCGGGCGAACGACGCCGCCGCAGCCCGACTACGCTAG